Within the Staphylococcus argenteus genome, the region ACGTGGGCTATGAATATCATATACGCCTAATCCAATACCTAAATCATAGTTGATATCTTCAAAGTCTTTGATTAAATCACCATGGCTACGAGATGTTTCAATTGAAATAACATCGGCATCTAAATCATGAATAGCATGAATGATTTGACCAAATTGAGAATAACACATATGTGTATGGATTTGTGTTTCATCTCGAACTGATGACGTTGCAAGTTTAAATGATAACACGGCATCTTTAAGGTATTGTTCATGATATTCAGAGCGTAATGGTAAACCTTCGCGCAGAGCAGGTTCATCAACTTGAATAACTTTGATTCCTGCAGCTTCAAGTGCTAACACTTCTTCGTTAATTGCTAAAGCAATTTGATCTTGAACAACTTTACGTGGTAAGTCGACACGTTCAAATGACCAATTCAGAATCGTTACAGGTCCTGTTAACATACCTTTAACAGGTTTGTCAGTTAAACTTTGTGCATATACTGTTTCGTCCACAGTTAATGGTGCTGTCCATTTAACATCACCATAAATAATTGGTGGTTTTACTGCACGTGAACCATATGATTGAACCCAACCAAATTTTGTTACTAAGAAGCCTTGTAATTTTTCGCCAAAGAATTCAACCATGTCATTACGTTCAAATTCTCCATGTACTAACACATCTAAGCCGATATCTTCTTGAATTTTAATCCATCGAGCAATTTCATTTTTTAAGAATGTTTCATAAGCTTCATCTGTAATGCGTTTGTTTTTCCAATCTGCACGATATTTACGAACTTCACGACTTTGCGGGAATGACCCAATTGTTGTTGTTGGTAAATCTGGTAAGTTCAAACGTTTTTGTTGTTGCTCAATACGTTGTGCAAATGGTGATTGTCTAGAAGTGCGTACACTATCAAAATCATAATCTAAGTTTTTAAATGATTGATTTTGGAATCGTTCATATCGCGCTTTAAATTTATCATATTTTGCATTATCACTTTGGTTGAACAATCGACGTAATGCATCTAGTTCATCTAATTTTTCAGTCGCAAAGCTTAATCCTTCGCCAACACTTGCATCTAATGTTTCATCATCTAATGATACTGGGACATGTAATAATGAAGAAGAAGGTTGGATAACAAGATCATTAGTATACGCTAATAATTTATCGATTAAGATTTTTTTAGCTTCAATGTCACTTGCCCATACATTACGTCCATCAATGATTCCAGCATATAATGTTTTTGACTTATCAAAATCGCCAGCTTCAATCTGTTCAAGGTTATAGCCATTATCGTGAACAAAGTCTAAACCTAAACCGCCCACAGGTAATGAACTTAAAAATTTAATGTGAGCGCGTTCGAAGTATGTTTGAATAACTAATTTTTTAACAACGCCAGCTTTTTCAAAATAATCATAAGCTTCGCGTGTAATATCTTCATAGCTTTCACTATCATCAGTAACTAAGATAGGTTCATCCACTTGAATATACTCAGCACCTGCATCAATTAATGACTCAAACACTTCCTTATAAAGTGGTAATAATGTTTTAACTTTTTCTTCAAAAGTTTGATGACCACCTTTTGATAATTTAACAAAAGTAATTGGACCAACAATGACAGGGTGAGCGTTAACGTTAAGAGATTGTGCATATTTAAAACGATCTAGTAATACGTTGCGACTTACTTTAGGTTCAACGTTGTCCCATTCAGGTACGATATAGTGATAGTTTGTGTTAAACCATTTAATAAGTGCACTTGCAACATGCTCTTTATTACCACGAGCAATATCAAATAGTAAATCATCATCGATAGTTCTTCCTTGGAAACGTTCTGGAATAATGTTGAATAGTAATGACGTATCTAGAATATGATCATATAAAGAGAAGTCACCAACTGGGATACTATCTAAATGGTAGTATTTTTGTAACAATAAGTTCTCTTTATGAAGGTCAGTAAGAGTTTGATCTAATTCTTCTTTAGAAATCTTTTTTGCCCAATAACTTTCGATGGCCTTTTTCCATTCTCTTTTTCTACCTAATCTTGGGAATCCTAAATTTGATGTTTTAATAGTTGTCATAATATTGCCTCCTTGTGAGCAGTAATAGATTTTGAGTATGCTGCAAGTTCTAATGAATCTTCGACATTTTGGAACGGTGTAATAATGTATAAACCATTGAAATATTCGTGAACAGTATCAATTAAGTCTTTAGATAGTTTTAAACTTAGTTCACGTGTTTTGGCTTTATCATCTTTAACTGCTTCAAACTGTTGTAAAATTTCGTCTGACATCTTGATGCCTGGCACTTCATTATGTAAAAAGAGTGCATTTTTGTAACTTGCGATAGGCATAATGCCTATGAAAAATGGTTTGTTCAAGTGCTTAGTGGCATGGTAAATTTCAATAATTTTCTCTTTGCTGTACACGGGTTGCGTTATAAAATAAGACATTCCGCTTTCTATCTTTTTCTCTAAACGTTTCACGGCGCCATCTAATTTTCGAACGTTAGGATTGAAGGCGCCAGCGATGTTGAAGTGTGTACGTTTCTTCAGCGCATCACCATCAGTGTTAATACCTTGATTGAATCTAAGTGCGAGTTCAGTTAATCCTTTAGAATTAACATCATAAACATTTGTTGCACCAGGTAAGTGACCAACTTTTGAAGGATCACCAGTTATTGCTAAAATTTCGTTAACGCCAATGAGCGATAATCCAAGTAGGTGGGACTGTAAGCCAATTAAGTTACGATCTCGACATGTAATGTGTACGAGTGGCTCGATATTGTAATATTGTTTAATTAAGCTAGCGGCAGCAATATTACTAATTCTGACAGTCGCTAATGAATTGTCGGCTAGTGTTACCGCATCTACATTAGCTTTATCGAGTTTAGCGATATTTTCAAAAAATCTATCAGTATCTAAATGCTTCGGTGTATCCAATTCGATAATAACTGTTGGGCGTTCTTGAACTTTAGATGTTAAAGATTGTCTCACTTTATGTTGAGATGGATTGAAAAGTGCTTTCGTTGGTATCGGAATCACTTTCTTATCATTAACTGGTTTAAGTGACTGAATAGACTCTTTAATAAATTTAATATGTTCTGGTGTTGTACCGCAGCATCCACCTATTAAGCGAATGCCTTCACGAATTAAATTTTGAGCAACTTGACCGAAGTATTGTGCGTTGTCACTATACTTAAATTCACTATTTTCAATATCTAATAAGCTAGCATTTGGATAGCAAGATAAGTATGCTTGCTCTGGTAATTCAATGTGTGTAAAGGATTCTTGCATATGGTGGGGACCATGGTGACAATTGAGCCCTACGATGTTTGCGCCACATTGTACGAGTTGTTTTAATCCTTCGTTGATTGCTTGACCAT harbors:
- the metE gene encoding 5-methyltetrahydropteroyltriglutamate--homocysteine S-methyltransferase, with translation MTTIKTSNLGFPRLGRKREWKKAIESYWAKKISKEELDQTLTDLHKENLLLQKYYHLDSIPVGDFSLYDHILDTSLLFNIIPERFQGRTIDDDLLFDIARGNKEHVASALIKWFNTNYHYIVPEWDNVEPKVSRNVLLDRFKYAQSLNVNAHPVIVGPITFVKLSKGGHQTFEEKVKTLLPLYKEVFESLIDAGAEYIQVDEPILVTDDSESYEDITREAYDYFEKAGVVKKLVIQTYFERAHIKFLSSLPVGGLGLDFVHDNGYNLEQIEAGDFDKSKTLYAGIIDGRNVWASDIEAKKILIDKLLAYTNDLVIQPSSSLLHVPVSLDDETLDASVGEGLSFATEKLDELDALRRLFNQSDNAKYDKFKARYERFQNQSFKNLDYDFDSVRTSRQSPFAQRIEQQQKRLNLPDLPTTTIGSFPQSREVRKYRADWKNKRITDEAYETFLKNEIARWIKIQEDIGLDVLVHGEFERNDMVEFFGEKLQGFLVTKFGWVQSYGSRAVKPPIIYGDVKWTAPLTVDETVYAQSLTDKPVKGMLTGPVTILNWSFERVDLPRKVVQDQIALAINEEVLALEAAGIKVIQVDEPALREGLPLRSEYHEQYLKDAVLSFKLATSSVRDETQIHTHMCYSQFGQIIHAIHDLDADVISIETSRSHGDLIKDFEDINYDLGIGLGVYDIHSPRIPTKEEITTAINRSLQQIDRSLFWVNPDCGLKTRKEEEVKDALTVLVNAVKAKRQE
- a CDS encoding bifunctional homocysteine S-methyltransferase/methylenetetrahydrofolate reductase gives rise to the protein MSQFLTQLKDNVLVADGAIGTILYSEGLDTCPEAYNLSHPDKVERIHRSYIEAGADVIQTNTYGANFEKLKRFGLEDKVKDIHQAAVRIAKKASNKDTFILGTVGGFRGIKQEDISLQTILYHTEIQIDTLVEEGVDALLFETYYDLEELTNVITRTRKKYDIPIIAQLTASNTNYLVNGQAINEGLKQLVQCGANIVGLNCHHGPHHMQESFTHIELPEQAYLSCYPNASLLDIENSEFKYSDNAQYFGQVAQNLIREGIRLIGGCCGTTPEHIKFIKESIQSLKPVNDKKVIPIPTKALFNPSQHKVRQSLTSKVQERPTVIIELDTPKHLDTDRFFENIAKLDKANVDAVTLADNSLATVRISNIAAASLIKQYYNIEPLVHITCRDRNLIGLQSHLLGLSLIGVNEILAITGDPSKVGHLPGATNVYDVNSKGLTELALRFNQGINTDGDALKKRTHFNIAGAFNPNVRKLDGAVKRLEKKIESGMSYFITQPVYSKEKIIEIYHATKHLNKPFFIGIMPIASYKNALFLHNEVPGIKMSDEILQQFEAVKDDKAKTRELSLKLSKDLIDTVHEYFNGLYIITPFQNVEDSLELAAYSKSITAHKEAIL